Proteins from a genomic interval of Streptomyces sp. NBC_00820:
- a CDS encoding thiolase family protein, with protein sequence MPRTVRDVVFVDGVRTPFGKAGPKGIYHETRADDLVVKAIRELLRRNPGLDPKKIDEVAIAATTQIGDQGLTLGRTAGILAGLPQSVPGYSIDRMCAGALTAVTSTAGSIAFGAYDAVIAGGVEHMGRHPMGEGVDPNPRFVSEKLVDESALFMGMTAENLHDRYPTITKQRADEYAVRSQEKAAKAYADGKIQQDLVPISVRRTNADAGETGWGMVTADEPMRPGTTMESLAGLKTPFRVHGRVTAGNAAGLNDGATASIIASEDFARENGLPVKMRLVSYAFAGVEPEVMGYGPIPATEKALAQAGLSIEDIDLFEINEAFAVQVLAFLEHYGIADDDARVNQYGGAIAYGHPLASSGVRLMTQLARQFEEQPHVRYGLTTMCVGFGMGATVIWENPHFEGDK encoded by the coding sequence GTGCCTCGTACCGTCAGGGACGTCGTCTTCGTCGACGGCGTCCGCACCCCGTTCGGCAAGGCGGGCCCGAAGGGCATCTACCACGAGACCCGGGCCGACGACCTCGTCGTGAAGGCGATCCGGGAGCTGCTGCGCCGCAACCCCGGCCTGGACCCGAAGAAGATCGACGAGGTCGCCATCGCCGCGACCACGCAGATCGGTGACCAGGGCCTCACCCTCGGTCGTACCGCCGGCATCCTCGCGGGCCTCCCGCAGTCGGTGCCCGGCTACTCGATCGACCGCATGTGCGCCGGCGCGCTGACCGCCGTGACGAGCACCGCCGGTTCGATCGCCTTCGGCGCCTACGACGCCGTCATCGCCGGTGGCGTCGAGCACATGGGCCGCCACCCCATGGGCGAGGGCGTCGACCCGAACCCGCGCTTCGTGAGCGAGAAGCTGGTCGACGAGTCCGCCCTGTTCATGGGCATGACCGCCGAGAACCTGCACGACCGCTACCCGACGATCACCAAGCAGCGCGCCGACGAGTACGCGGTGCGCTCGCAGGAGAAGGCCGCCAAGGCGTACGCCGACGGCAAGATCCAGCAGGACCTGGTGCCGATCTCGGTGCGCCGCACCAACGCGGACGCCGGCGAGACCGGCTGGGGCATGGTCACGGCCGACGAGCCGATGCGCCCGGGCACGACCATGGAGAGCCTCGCGGGTCTGAAGACCCCGTTCCGCGTGCACGGCCGGGTCACCGCGGGCAACGCGGCCGGTCTGAACGACGGCGCGACCGCCTCCATCATCGCGAGCGAGGACTTCGCCCGCGAGAACGGCCTGCCGGTCAAGATGCGCCTGGTGTCGTACGCCTTCGCGGGCGTCGAGCCGGAGGTCATGGGCTACGGCCCGATCCCGGCGACCGAGAAGGCCCTCGCCCAGGCGGGGCTGTCGATCGAGGACATCGACCTCTTCGAGATCAACGAGGCCTTCGCCGTCCAGGTGCTGGCCTTCCTGGAGCACTACGGCATCGCGGACGACGACGCGCGCGTCAACCAGTACGGCGGCGCCATCGCCTACGGTCACCCGCTCGCCTCCTCCGGCGTCCGTCTGATGACGCAGCTGGCCCGC
- a CDS encoding ribonuclease D — MTDAQETAADSSPRTTGGTPPDDAGSSVTEAPTPLLEPREGIPPVIADEAALAEMIAAFAAGSGPVAVDAERASGYRYGQRAYLLQLRREGAGSALIDPVACPDLSGLGEALSGVEWVLHAATQDLPCLREIGMVPSRLFDTELAGRLAGFPRVGLGAMVESVLGFVLEKGHSAVDWSTRPLPEPWLRYAALDVELLVDLRDALEKELDRQGKLEWALQEFDAIASAPPAEPRKDPWRRTSGMHKVRRRRQLAVVRELWQTRDLIAQRRDVSPGKVLSDAAIVEAALALPSNVHTLAALSGFGHRTGRRQLEQWQTAVDRAKALPESALPQPGQPVTGPPPPRAWADKDPAAAARLSAARAGVSALAEQLNMPQENLMSPDTVRRVCWEPPTADAVAATLAGFGARPWQVEQVTPVLITALSTEGA; from the coding sequence GTGACGGACGCCCAAGAGACCGCAGCAGACAGTTCCCCGCGCACCACTGGAGGTACCCCTCCGGACGACGCCGGATCTTCTGTGACGGAGGCGCCCACCCCCCTGCTCGAACCCCGCGAGGGCATTCCGCCGGTGATCGCCGACGAGGCCGCCCTCGCCGAGATGATCGCCGCCTTCGCCGCCGGCTCCGGCCCCGTCGCCGTCGACGCCGAGCGCGCCTCCGGATACCGGTACGGCCAGCGCGCCTACCTGCTGCAGCTGCGCCGCGAGGGCGCCGGCTCCGCCCTCATCGACCCCGTCGCCTGCCCCGACCTGTCCGGTCTCGGCGAGGCGCTGTCCGGCGTCGAGTGGGTGCTTCACGCGGCCACGCAGGACCTGCCGTGCCTGCGCGAGATAGGCATGGTGCCCAGCCGTCTGTTCGACACCGAGCTGGCGGGACGGCTCGCCGGGTTCCCCCGGGTCGGCCTCGGCGCGATGGTCGAGAGCGTCCTCGGGTTCGTCCTGGAGAAGGGCCACTCCGCCGTCGACTGGTCGACCCGGCCACTGCCCGAGCCGTGGCTGCGCTATGCCGCGCTGGACGTGGAACTCCTCGTCGACCTGCGCGATGCCCTGGAGAAGGAGCTGGACCGCCAGGGCAAGCTGGAGTGGGCCCTGCAGGAGTTCGACGCGATCGCGTCCGCGCCGCCGGCCGAGCCGAGGAAGGATCCCTGGCGCCGCACGTCGGGCATGCACAAGGTACGGCGGCGCCGGCAGCTGGCCGTCGTACGGGAGCTGTGGCAGACCCGGGACCTGATCGCCCAGCGGCGTGACGTGTCCCCGGGCAAGGTGCTGAGCGACGCGGCGATCGTGGAGGCCGCCCTCGCCCTGCCGTCCAACGTGCACACGCTGGCCGCGCTGAGCGGGTTCGGGCACCGGACGGGCCGACGGCAGCTGGAGCAGTGGCAGACGGCCGTCGACCGGGCCAAGGCGCTTCCCGAGAGCGCGCTGCCGCAGCCCGGGCAGCCGGTCACCGGACCTCCGCCGCCGCGCGCCTGGGCCGACAAGGACCCCGCCGCCGCGGCCCGGCTGTCCGCGGCACGGGCGGGGGTGTCGGCGCTGGCCGAGCAGCTGAACATGCCGCAGGAGAACCTGATGTCCCCCGACACGGTGCGGCGCGTCTGCTGGGAGCCGCCGACGGCCGACGCCGTGGCCGCGACCCTCGCGGGCTTCGGGGCACGCCCCTGGCAGGTGGAACAGGTGACACCCGTCCTGATCACCGCCCTGTCGACCGAGGGCGCGTAG
- a CDS encoding helix-turn-helix transcriptional regulator, which yields MSVLLEQPASLVAYRPNKPTAMVVVADPRVRSTVTRHLWALGVRDVIEASSIAEARPRIGNPRDICVADVHLPDGSGLTLLSETRAAGWPNGLALSAADDIGAVRNALAGGVKGYVVTGTRTNIGLPTRPGAAPLGSAARMHRRPPGAPSHPGGYRELSGREVEVLRLVAEGQSNKAIGVSMGLSALTVKSHLARIARKLGTGDRAGMVAVALRTGIIH from the coding sequence GTGTCCGTTCTCCTCGAGCAGCCCGCAAGCCTGGTCGCCTACCGCCCGAACAAGCCGACCGCCATGGTGGTCGTGGCCGACCCGCGCGTCCGCTCCACCGTCACCCGCCATCTGTGGGCGCTCGGTGTGCGCGACGTCATCGAGGCCTCGTCCATCGCGGAGGCTCGTCCCCGCATCGGCAACCCCCGCGACATCTGCGTCGCCGACGTCCACCTGCCCGACGGCTCCGGCCTGACCCTCCTGTCCGAGACCCGCGCCGCCGGCTGGCCCAACGGCCTGGCGCTGTCCGCCGCCGACGACATCGGCGCCGTCCGCAACGCCCTGGCCGGTGGGGTCAAGGGCTACGTCGTCACCGGCACCCGCACCAACATCGGGCTCCCCACCCGACCTGGTGCAGCCCCCCTCGGTTCCGCCGCCCGCATGCACCGCCGCCCCCCGGGTGCCCCGAGCCACCCGGGCGGCTACCGCGAGCTGTCCGGACGCGAGGTGGAGGTACTGCGACTGGTCGCCGAGGGACAGTCGAACAAGGCGATCGGCGTCTCCATGGGCCTGTCCGCCCTGACCGTCAAGAGCCACCTGGCCCGCATCGCCCGCAAGCTCGGCACGGGCGACCGCGCCGGCATGGTGGCGGTGGCCCTGCGCACCGGGATCATCCACTGA
- a CDS encoding DUF3000 domain-containing protein: MAAAQERLSDGADGMDDAEDTAHAVPPAFRAAVDALRAARLRPQVDVEPTPAPQRLAPFAYALEAVVVDGEQDLADGRLVLLHDPAGHEAWRGTFRLVTLVRAELEAEMAADPLLPEVCWSWLTGALQSRGLTYGEPSGTVTRAGSHYFGGLSERPPASQIEIRASWTPREGLGGVPDTAAHLASWCDLLAQVAGLPPAGPGDASVVTLPQRRGPQSR; encoded by the coding sequence ATGGCTGCGGCTCAGGAACGACTGTCGGACGGCGCTGACGGAATGGACGACGCGGAGGACACCGCTCATGCGGTGCCGCCGGCGTTCCGGGCCGCGGTGGACGCGCTGCGCGCCGCGCGGCTGCGGCCGCAGGTCGATGTGGAGCCGACGCCCGCCCCGCAACGGCTGGCCCCGTTCGCGTACGCGCTGGAGGCCGTGGTGGTCGACGGCGAGCAGGACCTGGCCGACGGGCGGCTGGTGCTGCTGCACGATCCGGCCGGACACGAGGCCTGGCGCGGGACGTTCCGCCTGGTGACGCTGGTACGGGCGGAGCTGGAGGCGGAGATGGCGGCCGATCCGCTGCTGCCGGAGGTGTGCTGGTCGTGGCTGACCGGCGCGCTGCAGTCGCGCGGGCTCACCTACGGCGAGCCGAGCGGCACGGTCACGCGCGCGGGGTCGCACTACTTCGGCGGGCTGTCCGAGCGGCCGCCCGCCTCACAGATCGAGATCCGGGCGTCCTGGACGCCTCGCGAGGGGCTCGGCGGAGTGCCGGACACGGCCGCGCACCTGGCCTCGTGGTGCGATCTGCTGGCCCAGGTCGCCGGCCTGCCCCCGGCCGGCCCGGGCGACGCCTCGGTGGTGACACTGCCGCAGCGCAGGGGGCCGCAGTCCCGGTGA
- the hemE gene encoding uroporphyrinogen decarboxylase — translation MSANGSPTGQQPTATYDSAFLKACRREPVPHTPVWFMRQAGRSLPEYRKVREGIPMLESCMLPELVTEITLQPVRRHDVDAAIYFSDIVVPLKAIGIDLDIKPGVGPVVERPIRTRADLARLRDLTPEDVPYVTEAIGLLTRELGGTPLIGFAGAPFTLASYLVEGGPSRTYENAKAMMYGDPELWADLLDRLADITAGFLKVQIEAGASAVQLFDSWVGALAPADYRRSVMPASAKVFEAVAGYGVPRIHFGVGTGELLNLMGEAGADVVGVDWRIPLDEAVHRVGPGKALQGNLDPTVLFTDKKTIETKAQAVLDAAAGLEGHVFNLGHGVMPNTDPDALTHLVDYVHTHSAR, via the coding sequence GTGAGTGCCAACGGAAGCCCCACGGGCCAGCAGCCGACCGCGACGTACGACAGCGCCTTCCTCAAGGCGTGCAGGCGCGAACCCGTGCCGCACACCCCGGTGTGGTTCATGCGTCAGGCCGGCCGCTCGCTGCCCGAGTACCGCAAGGTGCGCGAGGGTATTCCGATGCTCGAGTCCTGCATGCTGCCCGAGCTGGTCACCGAGATCACGCTCCAGCCCGTGCGCCGCCACGACGTGGACGCCGCGATCTACTTCAGCGACATCGTCGTACCGCTCAAGGCCATCGGCATCGACCTCGACATCAAGCCCGGCGTCGGCCCGGTCGTCGAGCGGCCGATCCGGACCCGCGCCGACCTGGCCCGGCTGCGCGACCTCACCCCCGAGGACGTCCCCTATGTCACCGAGGCGATCGGCCTGCTCACCCGTGAGCTGGGCGGCACCCCGCTGATCGGCTTCGCCGGGGCGCCCTTCACCCTGGCTAGCTACCTGGTCGAGGGCGGCCCCTCGCGCACGTACGAGAACGCCAAGGCGATGATGTACGGCGACCCCGAGCTGTGGGCCGACCTGCTGGACCGCCTCGCCGACATCACGGCCGGCTTCCTGAAGGTGCAGATCGAGGCCGGCGCCTCCGCGGTCCAGCTGTTCGACTCCTGGGTCGGCGCGCTGGCCCCGGCCGACTACCGCCGCTCCGTCATGCCCGCCTCGGCGAAGGTGTTCGAGGCCGTCGCCGGTTACGGCGTCCCGCGCATCCACTTCGGTGTGGGCACCGGCGAGCTGCTGAACCTCATGGGCGAGGCCGGCGCGGACGTCGTCGGCGTCGACTGGCGCATCCCGCTGGACGAGGCCGTCCACCGGGTCGGCCCCGGCAAGGCGCTCCAGGGCAACCTCGACCCGACGGTCCTGTTCACCGACAAGAAGACCATCGAGACCAAGGCCCAGGCGGTCCTCGACGCCGCCGCCGGCCTTGAGGGGCACGTCTTCAACCTCGGCCACGGCGTCATGCCGAACACCGACCCGGACGCGCTGACCCACCTCGTGGACTACGTCCACACGCACAGCGCCCGCTGA
- a CDS encoding rhomboid family intramembrane serine protease, with the protein MVIPVHDVNPARRTPYVTYALIAAAVLVFLTTPGTAGSVGGAGDLARLCHLQAFMDHYAAVPRELIHHRIPQVVPTGEVGVGPHGPGCVLGPPGYHKSPALSVFTSMFLHGGWLHLLGNMLFLLIFGNNVEDRMGHIRFFLFYVVCGYAAGYGFALLNDGSGEPLIGASGAIAGVLGAYLVLYPRARVWVLVPFLVFLPLRLPAWLVLGFWFGLQAVYSSGHGVSGTGTVAYAAHVVGFLAGMLLAWPLKPGTPPPPEPRRLLFGRQARPRQVW; encoded by the coding sequence GTGGTCATCCCCGTCCATGACGTGAATCCGGCACGCCGCACCCCGTACGTGACGTACGCCCTCATCGCCGCCGCCGTCCTCGTCTTCCTCACCACCCCCGGCACGGCCGGTTCCGTGGGCGGGGCGGGCGACCTGGCGCGGCTGTGCCATCTGCAGGCCTTCATGGACCACTACGCGGCGGTCCCGAGAGAGCTGATCCACCACCGAATACCCCAGGTGGTCCCGACGGGCGAGGTGGGTGTGGGCCCGCACGGACCGGGCTGTGTGCTGGGACCGCCGGGCTACCACAAGTCGCCGGCCCTGTCGGTGTTCACGTCCATGTTCCTGCACGGCGGCTGGCTGCACCTGCTGGGCAACATGCTCTTCCTGCTGATCTTCGGCAACAACGTCGAGGACCGGATGGGGCACATCCGCTTCTTCCTCTTCTACGTCGTCTGCGGCTACGCGGCCGGCTACGGTTTCGCGTTGCTCAACGACGGCTCGGGCGAGCCGCTGATCGGCGCGTCGGGGGCGATCGCCGGGGTCCTGGGCGCCTATCTGGTGCTGTACCCGAGGGCCAGGGTCTGGGTGCTGGTCCCGTTCCTGGTCTTCCTGCCGCTGCGGCTGCCCGCATGGCTGGTGCTGGGCTTCTGGTTCGGGCTGCAGGCGGTGTACTCGTCCGGGCACGGTGTCTCGGGTACCGGCACGGTGGCCTACGCCGCGCACGTGGTCGGGTTCCTGGCGGGCATGCTGCTCGCCTGGCCGCTCAAACCCGGCACGCCGCCCCCGCCGGAGCCGCGCCGCCTGCTGTTCGGCAGGCAGGCCCGGCCCCGTCAGGTGTGGTGA
- a CDS encoding FAD-dependent oxidoreductase — MSMSGGRGGRQRLIVIGGDAAGMSAASQARRLRGPDELEIVAFERGDFTSFSACGIPYWVGGDVPERDELIARTPEEHRARGIDLRLRTEVTEIDVAGRRVRARDVDSGTASWTSYDKLVIATGARPVRPRMPGIDAPGVHGVQTLGDGQALLDTLARTPGRRAVVVGAGYIGVEMAEALIRRGFEVTVVNRGKEPMSTLDADMGRLVRRAMEGLGVTMVNDAEVTEVLTGDDGRVSAVVTESGTYPADVVVLGIGVRPETALARAAGLPVGVRGGLLTDLAMRVRGHEDIWAGGDCVEVLNLVLGQEQYVPLGTHANKHGQVIGTNVGGGYATFPGVVGTAVSKVCDLEIARTGLREKDADRVGLRYESVTIESTSRAGYYPGASPMTVKMLAERRTGRLLGVQIVGREGAGKRVDVAAVALTAQLTVEQMTALDLGYAPPFSPVWDPVLVAARKATAAVRNGPS; from the coding sequence ATGAGCATGAGTGGTGGGCGGGGCGGCAGGCAGCGGCTGATCGTGATCGGCGGCGATGCCGCGGGGATGTCCGCGGCATCGCAGGCGCGCCGGCTGCGGGGGCCGGACGAGCTGGAGATCGTGGCCTTCGAGCGCGGCGACTTCACCTCCTTCTCGGCGTGCGGGATCCCGTACTGGGTGGGCGGTGACGTCCCCGAGCGCGACGAGCTGATCGCGCGCACTCCCGAGGAGCACCGCGCGCGCGGGATCGACCTGCGGCTGCGCACCGAGGTCACGGAGATCGACGTGGCCGGGCGTCGGGTACGCGCGCGTGACGTCGATTCCGGTACCGCGTCCTGGACGTCGTACGACAAGCTCGTCATCGCCACCGGGGCCCGGCCGGTCCGCCCCCGCATGCCGGGCATCGACGCCCCCGGGGTGCACGGGGTGCAGACCCTGGGCGACGGGCAGGCGCTGCTCGACACGCTGGCGCGCACACCCGGCCGGCGCGCGGTGGTCGTCGGCGCGGGCTACATCGGCGTGGAGATGGCGGAGGCGCTGATCAGGCGGGGCTTCGAGGTGACGGTCGTGAACCGCGGCAAGGAGCCCATGTCGACCCTCGACGCGGACATGGGCCGCCTGGTGCGCCGGGCGATGGAGGGCCTGGGCGTCACCATGGTGAACGACGCCGAGGTCACCGAGGTGCTGACCGGGGACGACGGGCGGGTGAGCGCCGTGGTCACCGAGAGCGGCACGTACCCGGCGGACGTCGTCGTCCTCGGGATCGGGGTCCGCCCCGAGACGGCCCTGGCACGGGCCGCGGGGCTGCCGGTGGGCGTGCGCGGCGGGCTGCTCACCGACCTCGCGATGCGGGTGCGCGGCCACGAGGACATCTGGGCCGGCGGCGACTGCGTCGAGGTGTTGAACCTGGTCTTGGGGCAGGAGCAGTACGTGCCGCTCGGCACGCACGCCAACAAGCACGGCCAGGTCATCGGCACGAACGTCGGCGGGGGTTACGCCACTTTCCCGGGCGTCGTCGGCACGGCGGTCAGCAAGGTCTGCGACCTGGAGATCGCCCGCACCGGCCTGCGCGAGAAGGACGCCGACCGCGTCGGACTGCGGTACGAGTCCGTCACCATCGAGTCCACCAGCCGCGCCGGCTACTACCCCGGCGCCTCCCCCATGACCGTCAAGATGCTCGCCGAACGGCGCACCGGCAGGCTGCTGGGCGTCCAGATCGTCGGCAGGGAAGGCGCGGGCAAGCGGGTCGACGTCGCGGCGGTGGCGCTGACCGCGCAGCTGACGGTGGAGCAGATGACCGCCCTGGATCTGGGCTACGCCCCGCCGTTCTCGCCGGTCTGGGATCCGGTCCTGGTCGCGGCGAGAAAGGCGACGGCGGCGGTCCGCAACGGTCCCTCCTGA
- a CDS encoding DUF4349 domain-containing protein: MRTSRSPKPASLPARPARAVRTFRPAGTVRGVPGLAAVLLAVSLALAGCGGAGDAGGDSAKSAADGPAAAGQRAGAPGSGADGAGEANAAGEAGAAGDAKSGRRTPRLAPNAVIRTASLVVEVKDVPKALDSARATAETAGGYVGSENTGRDSGGHEYTRVVLRVPAAKYDEVLAALQGSGKLVERTAKAEDVTDQVVDVDSRVASQRASVARIRELMDRADRLSDVVALEGELSSREADLEALLAQQASLKDRTSLATITLSLSGTPVRRAAAEGTPGFLDALSGGWHWFAAMLRWISLALGAVLPFAALAAALFLLWRRVVRPRLPRRTRPVPATDVPGPLPHARPVPEAATREPGEGS, encoded by the coding sequence ATGCGCACATCACGATCGCCGAAACCCGCGTCGCTTCCCGCCCGTCCGGCGCGGGCGGTTCGGACGTTCCGGCCGGCCGGAACGGTCCGGGGCGTCCCGGGCCTGGCCGCTGTCCTGCTCGCCGTCTCCCTCGCCCTCGCCGGGTGCGGCGGGGCCGGCGACGCGGGCGGCGACTCGGCGAAGTCCGCCGCGGACGGCCCCGCCGCTGCCGGACAGCGGGCGGGCGCCCCGGGCAGTGGAGCCGATGGAGCCGGCGAGGCCAATGCGGCCGGTGAGGCCGGTGCGGCGGGCGACGCGAAGTCCGGGCGCCGGACGCCCCGGCTCGCGCCGAACGCCGTCATCCGCACCGCTTCCCTCGTCGTCGAGGTCAAGGACGTGCCGAAGGCCCTGGACTCGGCGCGTGCGACCGCGGAGACCGCGGGCGGCTACGTCGGCAGCGAGAACACCGGCCGGGACTCCGGCGGCCACGAGTACACCCGGGTCGTGCTGCGCGTGCCGGCCGCGAAGTACGACGAGGTCCTGGCCGCTCTGCAGGGCTCCGGGAAGCTGGTCGAGCGCACGGCGAAGGCGGAGGACGTCACCGACCAGGTCGTGGACGTGGACAGCCGGGTCGCCTCGCAGCGGGCGAGCGTGGCGCGGATCCGCGAGCTGATGGACCGGGCGGACCGGCTGAGCGATGTCGTCGCCCTGGAAGGGGAGCTGAGCAGCCGTGAGGCGGACCTGGAGGCGCTGCTGGCCCAGCAGGCGTCCCTGAAGGACCGTACGAGCCTGGCGACGATCACCCTGTCCCTGTCCGGGACGCCGGTGCGGCGGGCCGCCGCGGAGGGCACCCCGGGCTTCCTGGACGCCTTGTCGGGGGGCTGGCACTGGTTCGCCGCGATGCTGCGCTGGATCTCCCTCGCCCTGGGCGCGGTCCTGCCGTTCGCCGCGCTCGCCGCCGCGCTGTTCCTGCTGTGGCGGCGGGTCGTACGCCCGCGGCTGCCGCGCCGCACGCGCCCGGTGCCCGCGACGGACGTGCCGGGCCCGCTCCCGCACGCGCGGCCGGTACCGGAGGCTGCCACGCGGGAGCCCGGCGAAGGGAGCTGA
- the hemG gene encoding protoporphyrinogen oxidase, with protein MSATGTGTRHVVVVGAGVAGLAAAHRLLERGARVTVLEASGRVGGKLLPGEIAGVRVDLGAESMLARRPEAVALAREVGLADRLQPPATASASIWTRGALRPMPKGHVMGVPGTAAALAGVLSDEGLARIERDAELPRTEIGEDVAVGRYVAERLGREVVDRLVEPLLGGVYAGDAYGISMRSAVPQLFQAARAHDSLMAAVRDIQAKAAAHQQTGPVFMGIEGGVGRLPLAVAESVRARGGEILTGTPVRELRRIATTGPAADGDTTAPGAVWRVVAGDRVLHTDAVVLAVPARAAADLLRAESPAAAGELAAVEYASMALITLAYRRADLALPEGSGFLVPPVDGRTIKASTFASQKWGWIAEDDPDVVVLRTSVGRHGETEVLRREDADLVEVSRHDLREATGLDAVPLATRVTRWTDGLPQYPVGHHARVARVREHVAKLPALAVCGAQYDGVGIPACIASAHAAVDQLGGDATGVRELTANPVQSLHGGAGE; from the coding sequence ATGAGCGCAACGGGTACGGGCACCAGGCATGTCGTCGTCGTCGGAGCCGGTGTCGCCGGGCTGGCCGCCGCGCACCGGCTGCTGGAGCGCGGGGCGCGGGTGACGGTGCTGGAGGCCTCCGGCCGGGTCGGCGGCAAGCTGCTGCCCGGCGAGATCGCGGGCGTCCGGGTGGACCTGGGAGCCGAGTCGATGCTCGCCCGCCGCCCCGAGGCGGTGGCCCTCGCGCGCGAGGTGGGCCTGGCGGACCGCCTCCAGCCGCCGGCCACCGCGTCCGCCTCGATCTGGACCCGCGGCGCCCTGCGCCCCATGCCCAAGGGGCATGTGATGGGCGTGCCAGGCACCGCCGCCGCACTGGCCGGCGTGCTGTCCGACGAGGGCCTGGCCCGTATCGAACGCGACGCCGAGCTGCCCCGCACCGAGATCGGCGAGGACGTTGCCGTCGGCCGTTACGTGGCGGAGCGGCTCGGCCGCGAGGTCGTCGACCGGCTGGTCGAACCCCTGCTCGGCGGGGTGTACGCGGGCGACGCGTACGGCATCTCGATGCGCTCGGCCGTCCCGCAGCTCTTCCAGGCCGCCCGCGCCCACGACTCCCTCATGGCGGCCGTCCGCGACATCCAGGCCAAGGCCGCCGCCCACCAGCAGACCGGCCCGGTGTTCATGGGCATCGAGGGCGGTGTCGGGCGGCTGCCGCTCGCGGTCGCCGAGTCGGTGCGGGCGCGCGGCGGCGAGATCCTGACCGGCACGCCGGTGCGGGAACTGCGCCGGATCGCGACGACCGGGCCGGCGGCGGACGGCGACACGACGGCACCGGGCGCCGTATGGCGGGTGGTCGCCGGTGACCGTGTGCTGCACACGGACGCCGTCGTCCTCGCCGTCCCCGCGCGCGCGGCCGCCGACCTGCTGCGCGCCGAGTCCCCGGCCGCCGCGGGCGAACTCGCCGCGGTCGAGTACGCCTCCATGGCCCTGATCACCCTCGCCTACCGACGCGCCGACCTCGCCCTGCCCGAGGGCAGCGGCTTCCTCGTGCCGCCCGTCGACGGCCGGACCATCAAGGCCTCCACCTTCGCCTCCCAGAAGTGGGGCTGGATCGCCGAGGACGACCCGGACGTGGTCGTCCTGCGCACCTCCGTGGGCCGTCACGGCGAGACGGAGGTGCTCCGGCGCGAGGACGCCGACCTGGTCGAGGTCTCCCGGCACGACCTGCGCGAGGCCACCGGCCTGGACGCCGTGCCCCTCGCCACCCGCGTCACCCGCTGGACCGACGGACTGCCCCAGTACCCGGTCGGCCACCACGCGCGCGTGGCCCGCGTCCGCGAGCACGTCGCCAAGCTGCCTGCCCTGGCGGTCTGCGGCGCCCAGTACGACGGTGTCGGCATCCCGGCGTGCATCGCGAGCGCCCACGCCGCGGTGGACCAGCTCGGCGGCGACGCGACCGGTGTCCGGGAACTCACTGCCAACCCGGTGCAGAGCCTGCACGGCGGAGCGGGAGAATAG
- the hemQ gene encoding hydrogen peroxide-dependent heme synthase, which translates to MSDDAPTTESGRIPNKGKLAKDLNEVIRYTLWSVFKLKDVLPEDRAGYADEVQELFDQLDAKDVTIRGTYDLSGLRADADLMIWWHAETADQLQEAYNLFRRTRLGRALEPVWSNMALHRPAEFNRSHIPAFLADETPRNYVSVYPFVRSYDWYLLPDEDRRRMLADHGKMARGYPDVRANTVASFSLGDYEWLLAFESDELHRIVDLMRHLRASEARMHVREEVPFYTGRRKSVADLVAGLA; encoded by the coding sequence ATGAGTGACGACGCCCCCACCACCGAGTCCGGCAGGATCCCGAACAAGGGCAAGCTGGCCAAGGACCTCAACGAGGTCATCCGCTACACCCTGTGGTCGGTCTTCAAGCTGAAGGACGTGCTGCCGGAGGACCGCGCCGGTTACGCCGACGAGGTCCAGGAGCTGTTCGACCAGCTCGACGCGAAGGACGTGACGATCCGCGGCACGTACGACCTCTCCGGTCTGCGCGCCGACGCCGACCTCATGATCTGGTGGCACGCCGAGACCGCCGACCAGCTCCAGGAGGCGTACAACCTCTTCCGCCGCACCCGGCTGGGCCGCGCCCTGGAGCCGGTGTGGTCGAACATGGCGCTGCACCGCCCCGCCGAGTTCAACCGCTCGCACATCCCGGCGTTCCTCGCCGACGAGACGCCCCGCAACTACGTCAGCGTCTACCCCTTCGTGCGCTCCTACGACTGGTACCTGCTGCCCGACGAGGACCGCCGCCGCATGCTCGCCGATCACGGCAAGATGGCCCGCGGCTACCCGGACGTGCGCGCCAACACGGTCGCCTCGTTCTCCCTCGGCGACTACGAGTGGCTGCTGGCCTTCGAGTCCGACGAGCTGCACCGCATCGTCGACCTCATGCGGCACCTGCGCGCCTCCGAGGCCCGCATGCACGTCCGCGAGGAGGTCCCCTTCTACACGGGCCGCCGCAAGTCCGTGGCCGACCTGGTCGCCGGGCTGGCGTAG